A stretch of the Candidatus Zixiibacteriota bacterium genome encodes the following:
- the larA gene encoding nickel-dependent lactate racemase: MKINLKYGDSYKELSLPDKNLLKVLELEKVPGLSDVNQATIQALQNPIKSKRLKELAKGKKTAVIVVSDFTRGVPYKRPTHNLLLPIVDELNSGGIKSENITFLVGTGAHRPHTDKENRDNFGDEIVDNFKLISHECDKDLISFGKLSTGNELLVNKLIKDSDLVVMTGLITTHYFGGYSGGRKGILPGVAGRESIRANHAMVCRPGVAIASLKDNPINLEMEEAAAKAGVDFLVNVVINDKKEIVNIVAGDLTDAFYAGVDACNKLYKVKINRLADAVIASAGGYPKDVNLYQTMKTMNNARQVVKESGTIVMLTESREGLGSDTFDKWLSIASSLDELLSTKEKDIVVGGHTAVINSKILKRNDVYVISSMKKDFLEQRFFKYAESLEDALDKIKSKHGDDFKTYIMPQGGLIYPCLEHTCKSGVQDSGLIY, from the coding sequence ATGAAAATCAACCTAAAATATGGCGACTCTTATAAGGAACTCTCTCTGCCGGACAAAAACCTCTTGAAAGTTCTGGAATTGGAAAAAGTCCCTGGGCTTTCAGACGTCAATCAGGCTACAATTCAGGCACTGCAGAATCCAATCAAGAGCAAAAGACTAAAAGAGTTAGCTAAGGGTAAGAAAACCGCAGTTATAGTGGTCAGCGATTTCACCCGGGGTGTCCCTTACAAGCGTCCAACTCATAACCTACTCCTCCCTATCGTTGACGAGCTTAACTCTGGCGGGATAAAGAGCGAGAATATCACCTTCTTGGTCGGAACAGGAGCGCACAGACCTCATACTGACAAGGAAAACCGGGATAATTTCGGGGATGAGATCGTTGATAACTTTAAGTTAATTAGCCACGAGTGTGATAAAGATTTAATCTCCTTTGGAAAGCTCTCCACCGGGAATGAGCTTTTAGTCAATAAGCTGATCAAAGATTCAGACTTAGTGGTCATGACCGGGCTTATTACCACTCATTATTTTGGAGGATATTCTGGCGGCAGAAAAGGTATTCTGCCTGGAGTAGCTGGCAGAGAGTCCATCCGGGCAAACCACGCTATGGTATGCAGACCAGGCGTAGCCATTGCCTCTCTAAAAGATAACCCGATCAATTTAGAAATGGAAGAAGCCGCCGCAAAAGCTGGAGTGGACTTCCTGGTAAACGTAGTCATAAACGATAAGAAGGAAATAGTAAATATCGTTGCCGGTGATTTGACAGATGCCTTTTATGCAGGTGTGGACGCCTGTAATAAACTTTACAAGGTGAAAATCAACCGCTTAGCTGATGCAGTTATCGCCAGTGCTGGAGGATACCCCAAGGATGTTAATTTATATCAGACGATGAAGACGATGAACAATGCCAGGCAGGTAGTTAAAGAAAGTGGAACCATAGTGATGCTGACCGAATCACGCGAAGGGTTAGGCTCTGATACTTTTGATAAATGGCTATCCATAGCTTCATCCCTGGACGAGCTACTCAGTACCAAGGAAAAAGATATAGTGGTAGGCGGGCATACCGCAGTGATCAACTCGAAAATCCTTAAAAGAAATGACGTATATGTCATCTCCTCGATGAAAAAAGATTTCTTAGAGCAGAGATTTTTCAAGTACGCAGAAAGTCTTGAAGATGCCTTAGACAAGATAAAATCCAAGCACGGAGACGATTTTAAAACATACATTATGCCCCAGGGCGGATTGATCTATCCCTGCCTGGAACATACGTGCAAGTCAGGAGTCCAGGATTCCGGACTCATCTATTAA